A portion of the bacterium genome contains these proteins:
- a CDS encoding erythromycin esterase family protein, translated as MVARAHASLAIARSAYSIVQELIARCSNDYDDARDAGMAQNVRWVADSLYPDANIAIWAHNGHVAAWPFSEGSVLSMGTFLRDHYEASP; from the coding sequence ATCGTTGCCCGCGCGCATGCGTCGTTGGCGATCGCGCGCTCTGCGTATTCCATCGTTCAGGAGCTGATCGCACGATGCTCAAACGACTACGACGACGCGCGTGACGCGGGGATGGCGCAAAACGTGCGTTGGGTCGCCGACAGCCTATACCCCGATGCCAACATCGCGATCTGGGCCCACAACGGACACGTCGCGGCCTGGCCGTTTTCCGAAGGATCGGTTCTCTCGATGGGCACGTTTTTACGAGACCATTACGAAGCGTCACCCTAA